From Harpia harpyja isolate bHarHar1 chromosome 19, bHarHar1 primary haplotype, whole genome shotgun sequence, one genomic window encodes:
- the PTGS1 gene encoding prostaglandin G/H synthase 1 has protein sequence MGGGYRARAPPAAGLRRAGLRLLLAHVVLLCAPGSAATDGSVDPCCYFPCQHQGVCVRVGLGGYECDCTRTGYFGANCTSPELWTRLHNLLKPSPAFYHFILTHFRWFWDIINRTFIRDTLMRLVLTVRANLIPSPPTFNSDYGYISWEAYANVSYYTRVLPPVPDNCPTPMGTKGKQQLPDPQLLAERFLLRQKFEADPQGTNLMFAFFAQHFTHQFFKTSGKMGRGFTKALGHGVDLGHLYGDNLQRQHQLRLFRDGKLKFQVVDGEVYPPTVTDAPVHMVYPSTIPKEKQLAMGQEVFGLLPGLCMYATLWLREHNRVCDILKREHPTWSDEQLFQTARLILIGETIKIVIEDYVQHLSGYFLSLKFDPELLFGTQFQYRNRIAVEFNQLYHWHGLMPDSFVIQGEEYNYEQFLYNTSMLLDYGVEALVESFSKQIAGRIGGGQTINANVLNVAVGVIKESRQLRLQPFNEYRKRFGMKPYKSFQELTGEEEKAAELEELYGDIDALEFYLGLLLEKPQPNGIFGESMVEIGAPFSLKGLLGNPICSPEYWKPSTFGGATGFDIVKTASLEKLVCLNVKKCPYVAFHVPDAAEHGSPRSGGSSAEL, from the exons ATGGGCGGTGGGTACCGGGCCCGGGCCCCTCCGGCCGCGGGGCTGcgccgggccgggctgcggctgctcCTCGCCCACGTCGTGCTGCTCTGCGCCCCCGGGAGCGCCGCGACCGACGGCTCCG TGGATCCCTGTTGTTATTTCCCCTGCCAGCACCAAGGGGTGTGCGTGAGGGTCGGCCTGGGAGGGTACGAGTGCGACTGCACGCGGACGGGATATTTCGGGGCCAACTGCACCTCCC CCGAGCTCTGGACGCGCCTCCACAACCTGCTGAAGCCCAGTCCTGCCTTCTACCACTTCATCCTGACCCACTTCAGGTGGTTTTGGGACATTATCAACCGCACCTTCATCAGGGACACGCTCATGAGGCTCGTGCTTACAG TTCGCGCCAATCtcatccccagcccccccaccttCAACTCTGACTACGGCTACATCAGCTGGGAGGCTTACGCCAACGTCAGCTATTACACCCGTGTCCTCCCGCCCGTGCCGGACAACTGCCCGACGCCCATGGGGACCAAAG ggaagcagcagctcccCGACCCCCAGCTCCTGGCAGAGAGATTCCTGCTGCGGCAGAAGTTTGAAGCCGATCCCCAAGGCACCAACCTGATGTTTGCCTTCTTCGCCCAGCATTTCACCCACCAGTTCTTCAAGACGTCTGGGAAGATGGGACGCGGCTTCACCAAGGCGCTGGGGCATGGG GTGGACCTCGGGCACTTGTATGGGGACAACCTGCAGCGGCAGCACCAGCTGCGACTCTTCAGAGACGGGAAGCTGAAATTCCAG GTGGTGGATGGAGAGGTGTACCCCCCCACGGTCACCGATGCTCCAGTTCACATGGTCTACCCGTCTACCATCCCCAAGGAGAAGCAGCTGGCGATGGGCCAGGAGGTGTTTGGGCTTCTGCCGGGGCTCTGCATGTATGCCACGCTCTGGCTGCGCGAGCACAACCGCGTCTGTGACATACTGAAACGGGAGCATCCCACCTGGAGCGACGAGCAGCTCTTCCAGACGGCTCGTCTCATCCTCATCG GGGAGACCATTAAGATTGTCATTGAAGACTACGTCCAGCACCTCAGTGGGTACTTCCTCAGCCTCAAGTTTGACCCCGAGCTGCTGTTTGGGACGCAGTTCCAGTACCGGAATCGCATCGCGGTGGAGTTCAACCAGCTCTATCACTGGCACGGGCTGATGCCCGACTCCTTCGTCATCCAAGGGGAAGAGTACAACTACGAGCAGTTCCTCTACAACACCTCCATGCTCCTGGACTACGGCGTGGAGGCGCTGGTGGAATCCTTTTCCAAGCAGATTGCAGGAAGG ATCGGTGGGGGACAAACCATCAATGCCAATGTCTTGAACGTGGCCGTTGGGGTCATCAAGGAATCCCGGCAGCTGAGGCTACAGCCATTTAACGAGTATCGGAAGAGGTTTGGCATGAAGCCCTACAAGTCCTTTCAGGAGCTTACAG gagaggaagagaaggcgGCAGAGCTGGAAGAACTGTATGGAGACATTGATGCTCTGGAGTTTTATCTGGGCTTGCTGCTTGAGAAACCCCAACCCAATGGTATTTTTGGGGAAAGCATGGTGGAGATCGGAGCTCCGTTTTCCCTGAAGGGGCTTCTCGGAAACCCCATCTGCTCCCCAGAGTACTGGAAACCCAGTACATTCGGTGGAGCAACTGGCTTTGACATAGTTAAGACAGCATCGCTCGAGAAGCTCGTGTGCCTCAACGTGAAGAAGTGCCCATACGTGGCGTTTCATGTGCCAGATGCTGCGGAACATGGCAGCCCTCGGAGTGGTGGATCATCTGCTGAGCTCTAG